In the genome of Raphanus sativus cultivar WK10039 chromosome 4, ASM80110v3, whole genome shotgun sequence, one region contains:
- the LOC108835712 gene encoding putative F-box/kelch-repeat protein At5g38680 yields the protein MAPLHCLDDDVASGCVARVPILHHRTLSVTSPDLRKMIASDDLYERRKSLKIQEPILYVAMSQNQNSRWYSLGLKPAAGYWLMSVPMPISYFPSSSNSVVALGSNIYMIDGESDVFSKLMVMNSVTHAWTETLEMSHSKMAKSCFLCVLDESVVVVGGCDQGVKMEIYDTQTFSWESVPDPVYNKKSKVLLVAPCGGNICVWMYSTGERRGSKQLFNLKKRSWSSEQPSHLSPSLFNTQTVLIGDIIVRVILGNIRFYDEESDRFLLVDGYSVLGKQILYTAVSAGGNLLAFSRNRAVGTQAATLFTEEIKLEKRGGKVVATMLWSSTTANLDHQSPVPRFFGSACVTK from the coding sequence ATGGCGCCGCTCCATTGCCTCGATGATGACGTCGCCTCGGGATGCGTCGCCAGAGTACCAATTCTCCACCACCGGACTCTATCTGTAACGTCACCGGACCTGAGGAAGATGATCGCTTCGGATGATCTTTACGAGCGCCGGAAATCTCTAAAGATTCAAGAGCCGATCCTTTACGTTGCGATGTCTCAGAATCAGAACAGTAGGTGGTACTCTCTTGGACTCAAACCAGCAGCGGGATACTGGTTGATGAGCGTTCCCATGCCTATTTCTTATTTCCCATCATCATCAAACTCTGTTGTTGCTCTTGGATCAAATATCTACATGATCGATGGGGAATCGGATGTGTTTTCTAAGCTGATGGTCATGAACAGCGTCACTCATGCGTGGACAGAGACATTAGAGATGAGTCATTCAAAGATGGCTAAAAGTTGTTTTCTGTGTGTACTGGATGAGTCTGTTGTTGTTGTGGGAGGTTGTGACCAAGGGGTCAAGATGGAGATATATGATACACAGACTTTCTCATGGGAATCTGTCCCTGATCCAGTGTATAACAAGAAGAGCAAAGTTCTTTTGGTGGCTCCATGTGGTGGGAATATCTGCGTTTGGATGTATTCAACTGGAGAGCGACGTGGCAGCAAACAACTGTTCAACCTGAAGAAACGTTCATGGAGTTCTGAGCAGCCGTCTCATCTGTCTCCTTCTCTTTTCAACACGCAGACAGTCTTGATCGGAGACATCATCGTGAGAGTAATCCTGGGAAATATTCGTTTCTATGATGAGGAAAGTGATAGATTTTTACTCGTGGATGGGTACAGTGTTCTTGGTAAGCAGATTCTCTACACCGCTGTCTCTGCTGGTGGGAATCTTCTCGCATTTAGCAGGAACAGAGCGGTGGGAACTCAAGCTGCAACGCTGTTCACAGAGGAGATTAAGTTGGAAAAGCGTGGAGGTAAAGTTGTTGCAACTATGCTCTGGTCAAGCACCACGGCAAACTTAGATCATCAGTCTCCAGTTCCTAGGTTCTTTGGTTCAGCCTGTGTTACCAAATAG
- the LOC108832102 gene encoding 40S ribosomal protein S29, producing MGFAAIWNSHPKKYGPGSRTCRVCGNSHGLIRKYGLNCCRQCFRSNAKEIGFIKYR from the exons ATGGGTTTCGCTGCGATCTGGAACTCTCATCCTAAGAAGTACGGCCCTGGCTCCCGCACCTG CCGTGTGTGCGGAAACTCGCATGGGCTAATCAGGAAGTATGGACTTAACTGTTGCAGACAGTGCTTCCGCAGCAACGCCAAGGAAATCGGATTCATCAAG TACCGTTAA
- the LOC108832100 gene encoding uncharacterized protein LOC108832100: MTGALFRNAASDAARILRSYRTSTANPLGKLDLLPRGDVRRFQPRPYFRTPQFLGRSKEARVSPPHSLISGFCSSSSSSSTTASTASFMRTGFMGWYMSMLKTRPVLTKSVTSSLIYIAADLSSQTIPQASSESYDLVRTARMAGYGLLILGPTLHYWFNLMSRLFPKRDLITTFKKMAMGQTVYGPTMNVIFFSLNAALQGENGTEIVARLKRDLLPTMMNGVMYWPMCDFITFKFFPVHLQPLVSNSFSYLWTIYITYMAGREKPTAIAG; encoded by the exons ATGACCGGCGCATTGTTCAGAAACGCTGCCTCCGACGCCGCTCGGATCTTACGCTCATACCGAACGTCCACGGCGAATCCTCTCGGAAAGCTCGATCTCTTACCACGAGGAGACGTCCGGCGATTCCAGCCGAGGCCTTATTTTCGCACGCCGCAGTTTCTCGGGAGATCAAAGGAAGCCAGAGTCTCTCCTCCTCATTCTTTGATCTCCGGTTTctgctcttcctcttcttcttcttccacgacAGCCTCTACGGCGTCGTTTATGAGGACAGGATTCATGGGATGGTATATGAGCATGTTGAAAACGCGGCCGGTTCTGACTAAGTCCGTAACGTCGTCGCTTATCTACATAGCCGCTGATTTGTCTTCACAG ACAATTCCTCAAGCTTCTTCGGAGTCTTATGACTTGGTGAGAACAGCAAGGATGGCAGGGTATGGGTTGTTGATCTTAGGTCCTACGCTTCACTATTGGTTCAATCTCATGTCAAGACTCTTCCCGAAGCGAGATCTGATCACAACGTTTAAGAAAATGGCCATGGGACAGACGGTTTATGGCCCTACCATGAACGTTATTTTCTTCTCGCTGAATGCAGCCCTACAAG GTGAAAACGGTACAGAGATAGTTGCTAGATTGAAAAGAGATTTACTACCTACGATGATGAACGGTGTCATGTATTGGCCTATGTGTGATTTTATTACATTCAAGTTCTTCCCAGTTCATTTACAG CCACTTGTGAGTAACTCGTTTTCGTATCTGTGGACAATCTACATAACTTACATGGCAGGCCGTGAGAAACCAACTGCAATTGCTGGTTGA
- the LOC108832099 gene encoding uncharacterized protein LOC108832099: MGSDQNSSRSDTSEIKSLIYRQIGTQRADIYFHHLGRFFASRITKSEFDKLCLKTIGKQHISLHNRLIHSVIKNASVAKSPPSRYAKKGGSFVRLSDGKQSIRGRKFRDRPSPLGPLGKPQSVTTITTTSATELMSLGSRPPLEVEEGEEVEQVAGSSSGRRSHVTAPLGVDLNLRRKAVWCGGLRRESCQSSGELPDTRTLRSRLEGRLEMEGVKVSMESVSLLNSGVDAFMRRLIEPCLSLANARCGGNEQQRRRLSSSCVSMSDFRAGMELNPQILGEEWPILLEKICSRGLDE; encoded by the coding sequence ATGGGATCCGATCAAAACTCTTCCCGGTCCGATACGTCGGAGATCAAATCCCTAATCTACCGGCAAATCGGGACTCAAAGAGCTGACATTTACTTCCACCACCTCGGGAGATTCTTCGCCTCGAGAATCACCAAGTCAGAGTTCGACAAGCTCTGTCTCAAAACCATCGGGAAGCAGCACATCTCGCTCCACAACCGTCTTATACACTCAGTGATCAAGAACGCTAGCGTTGCTAAGTCTCCTCCTTCGAGGTACGCGAAGAAAGGTGGGAGCTTTGTTAGGTTGAGTGATGGGAAACAGAGCATTCGCGGTAGGAAGTTTAGAGACAGGCCCAGCCCGCTTGGTCCGCTCGGGAAGCCTCAGAGTGTGACTACTATCACCACCACGAGTGCTACTGAGCTGATGTCTCTAGGGAGTAGACCTCCTTTGGAAGTTGAGGAAGGGGAAGAGGTTGAGCAGGTAGCTGGGAGTAGTAGTGGGAGGAGGAGTCATGTCACTGCTCCGCTTGGTGTTGATTTGAATCTCAGGAGGAAGGCTGTTTGGTGTGGTGGTTTGAGACGTGAGAGTTGTCAGAGCAGCGGTGAGTTGCCGGATACGAGAACGCTGAGGAGCAGGCTGGAGGGGAGGTTGGAGATGGAAGGGGTTAAGGTGTCTATGGAATCTGTTAGTCTTCTTAATAGTGGGGTTGATGCGTTTATGAGGAGGTTGATTGAGCCTTGTTTGAGTTTGGCTAATGCTCGATGTGGTGGGAATGAACAGCAAAGGAGAAGGCTTTCTTCTTCGTGTGTGTCTATGTCTGATTTTCGTGCTGGTATGGAGCTGAATCCACAGATTCTTGGAGAAGAATGGCCTATACTTCTGGAGAAGATATGTTCGCGTGGTTTAGATGAGTAA